The DNA window GATGTCGAGTTGATGTTGGAagagtttttatgaaaatctcctagggtttttgtgaAGAGAATGACGATAAAGTTAGAGTGTTTGTTGATAGTTAAATGAAAAGTTAGAGTCTTGTTCTCTGAAGTATTTGTGCAATAGAATAAATACGTTAGTTTTTAGACTAAACCGaggaaatatattaattaaaaaattaataaaaattaggaAAACCCCATAGCGCCGTATTCTAgaaattcatttaaaattaaaatcacgTCGTAGGCAAAACTAAGGTAAtagatttaaaataattataaaaaaaaacatttgaaaatgTTTATGCAAAAGATATTACTCATCGGTTGGCAAATATAATCGAGGGTAAtacacattaaaaataaataaaaatggaaaaaaggAAAAAACGTCATGTGActttaaaccaattaaaaataaaagtaaaacatAAAATGCATTAACTGAAATTCGAAGGAAGCTCTCTCATAATTTTATTCTCTTGATTTTAGTAATAACCGAGGGTATAGGttgtatttttttaagtaaataaatgaTGGCGCTGCGAAGACATATACCTCAGTTATTGGTGAATCGAGGTGAAAGACTGAAAGCATTGTCATGAAATATATTAATTGTAGTAGTATGGTACCCAAACATCTTCAGATTCAACATGTTTCGACTTAGGCATAACTTGCGAATGCACTCACTAAGCCATTTTCAACAGCCATGTTTTCAGACTTTCGAACTAAGCTTAAAGTGGTTTTGTTGAAACCACCATGATCATGAGGGGGGGTATTAGCTAATAGAATATCTATGGATATTAATAGGCTATGCAAGAGAATAGTGTTTAGTGATGTACATGTCCATGCTAAGGAGTTAGTTAGAAATGTAACTAACTTAGAGTTAATTTCAACCATCTCATACAAATGGATATTATATAAACCAGCTAGCTCTTGTAATACATTTTATGAAATTAATTCACAAAGCAAGCAAACTTTGTACTCATTGGTGAAGTTTTCTTTTTCACTTGCTTCATGAATAAGATGTTGTTCTAATATGATATCAATCGCCCTCAAGGAACCATTTTCCGCTATATCATCATCAAGATAGAATCTTCATGATTGTTTGAGTTTCAAAAAAGCGGCTTTGCATCATTTTTTCCCTAATCTTATAGCATGGAGTTCAAATGAACAAGTGCTTCTTGTAAGGTCAAGTACGAAAGCTGAATATAGGGCATTAGCACACACAATAACTGAACTCCACTGACTCGAATCTCTTCTATTTGAACTTcatattgaatttatttttttttaaaccagAGAACAAAATACAACAAAGAAAGGAACTCCCCCATCAAAGAAAATTACACTCCTATTGCAATCTAACTAAGgtaaaacaatgggttattgctaaactcGTAGAAATTACAATTGGCACGCATAATTTTCCCGATAAAAGACCATCTCCAAACAAGGGCTTTACAACTCCACACTACATCTCTTGAATTCCAAGACGAGTTGTTAAAAACAATATCATTCCTCCTCAACCATATGCTCCACATAATTGCTAGCCAAATAGTTCCCTCCTTCCCTTTTGTGACCTTCTTAGTTCTACAAAACTTACTCCAAACCCAAAAACTCTCCTTCAAATCCTCAAAACAAGTATGTCTCAAACCTATCCAATCGGCCATCTCCATCCAAACGGTATTGACGTTTCGGCATCTCAAAAAAGAATGATTCAAGGTTTCAACAACTTCCCCGCAAAGAGCACAAACCGTACTCGGAGAATCAACAATAATACCTCTTTTCAAAAGATGATCTTTAGTTGGTATTTTGTTGAGGAAACAACGCCAACCAAAAGCTTTTACCTTAGTCGGAACTTCCACCTTCCATAAATCAATAAAGACTGAATCATAACGGTTACCCGGACCGTACGGAATAAATCTACCGTACAAAATGGAATAACAAGAAGAAACCGAAAAAAAACCATTTTTATCATGAATCCAAGATAATTTATCCTGCTGAACCGGACACAACTGAACGGAAGCGAGAATCTTCATAAAAGCCTCCTGCTCAAGATGAAGAGACGTTATTTGGCCCGCGTGAACTGCTGGCTCAGCATCGATGATGCCTCTGTCCTCGACAGAATCCGCCCCCAGCGGCTCATGCAGTCTCGGTCTGAAGCGAATCACCGTTTCTGCACCGCTAACCTCTGTATCAGCAAGCCCTCCGATGGCCGCAGCAGCAGCTTGAAAAACACCACTCCTCGGTCTCAACACAGTGCCTCCACTGGCTGGGCCTGCTTCCAAACCAGCACTGACAGAATGCCCCCCCGCCAAGACAGAATTATTCAAAAGCCCAAAATCATTCCAAAACCAATTACCCTCCTTCCATCCTCCCATAGCTCCTATTGAAACTTCTTTCAATACAGTACTACTATAAAGAACAGGAAAAAGATCTTTTAAAACTCCATCTATCAACCATCTAGCTTGCCAAAAAGAAATAGAAGCACCGTTACCTACATGAAAAAAACAATTGTTAGTAAAAAACTCCGCCGGGATTTTGGACTCCAAAGAAGTGATATCCCTCCACCACACCGAAGAAGACCGCTCCGAAGAAGTGATTTTAGAACAAAAGGAAGCTCTCAACTTCACATCCACATATCTCGCCTTCAAAACACGAAACCACAAAGAATCCGTAGCCCCAAACATTCTCCAATTCCACTTCAAGAGAAGCGCCTTATTGAACTCTTCTAGATTTCTAAAACCAAGACCACCCTTCTCCACCGGTAAACACAAAtccttccaactcacccaatgcaTTTTCCTATTTTCCTCCGATCCACCCCATAAAAAATTACTTTGTAACTTATTAAGTTCCGCTATAATCCTTTTAGGAGCTTTATAGAAAGAGAGAGTGAAAATTGCCAAGCTACTCAACACCGATTTTATAAGTGTGATCCTCCCCCCAAAACTAAGCCACCACCCTTTCCAAGTATTAAGTTTCCTCCTCACTTTGTCCACCAAAGGCTTCCAAGATGAGATTCTCCTAGGATTAGCACCGATCATTATACCAAGAAATTTGAATTGTTTATCCTCCGATTTACAAGAAAGAAAATTCGTAGCCACCTCCAAAACATGAGGATTGATATTAATACCTATCAACTTGCTTTTATGAAAATTGATTCTAAGGCCGGACACCATCTCAAAACCCCTCAACACCGATTTAATCGCCCAAAGATGTTTCCAACTCCCATCTCCTATCAAAATTgtatcgtccgcaaattgaagaatatcaatTTCACATCTACCATTCACATTGAATCCTATAAAATCTCCATTTTCAACCGCTTTCCCAACTAAAGCTCTTAGCCCTTCCGCTACAATCACGAAAAGAAAAGGAGAGATAGGATCTCCTTGTCTTAGCCCTTTCTCCACGACAAACTCTTTTGTAGGACTACCGTTGACTAACACCGACATCTTACTTGAAAAAACAAGCAACTCCATCCACCTCATCCATAACTTCCCAAAGCCCATCCTTCTCATCATGTACCTAAGAAAATCCCAacacaccttgtcatatgctttttcaaaatcaaccttAAAAAGAAGACATTCTTTCCCTTCCTTACTAGCATAATCAACTATTTCGTTTGCTACAACCACACCATCTAGCATTTGTCTCCCCGGGACAAACGCACTTTGAGAAATAGATATGATCGAGGAGAGAACCCTCTTGATACGGCAAGCCAAAAGTTTTGAGATCATCTTGTATATACTTCCCACCAAGCAAATCGGCCGATAGTCGTCAAGATCTAAAGGATTGTCAATTTTTGGAATAAGCGTTAGAAAAGAGGAAGTGATAGCCTTAGAAATGGCGGTCCCGGAATAAAAAGCATTAAAACAAGCAAACACGTCTTCTTTAATAAAAGACCAACACTTCTTGAAAAATAGGAGAGAAAACCCGTCCGGACCCATACTTTTAGAGCCGTCGCAACTCCAAACCGCCTCTTTAACCTCCTTCATATTgaatttttgttttatgtttttgtcGTACCTTTGTCGGCTATTAGTATTAATCTTGATTTTGCTGTGATATTGTAACATCGAGTTGTGAATACTTTtacatattataatttattttaaaagtgaATGTTTGTCAATGTAACACCCttatttaatctaaatattttttaaaatattttataaattattattgaaGATTAAGGTGCTACATAATTGTGTCTACTCTACTTTGTGATAATCTTAGTGTCGTGTTGTTTTCATATAATCTGATATTTAATGCAAGAACCAAATACATTGAATTTGATATTCATTTTATTAAGAAGAAAGTTGTGGCAAATCATCTGCAAAACATGTTCCTGTTCATGCTCGATTAGTTGATGCACTCACCAAACCACTCAAAGTGGTTTGCTCAACCCACCATGAGTTTGAAGGGGCGTATGAGAAGAATACATGCATATGTATTATGATCAAGCATGCATGAATATATTAAGCATGTGCATTGATTTGGTTAGACTAAGTTGTTAGATGAGTAATTAACTTTTGATTAGTTATAACTACCTCTAGAGCTCATAATCAATATAAGTGACGTCACTCCTTCATTGTAATGCAATCAATGAATAAACAAAGCAAGCTTGCATGAAATTCTCTTTCTTTCATGAGCTATACTATACATCATTCTAACAATAACGATTTTTCATCATTTACCTAAATGTAGAAGATAATATAATTTTCTTATCTCAATTTCTTTCTGCAACAAAGATCAACCATAGATAATCAAGAACCGTCCCACAATATGAATTTTGACATATACTTAAGAGCACTCATACAAATTTATATACCGATTTTATATTCCACCTATGAAACAACACACACTAAGTAACAAAAGCATAACACCAAAAAAACACAACTTTTTAAGGACTAACCACATGATTTATTAACGTAGTATCAAACAATAGACAGTGTCAAAAGCCCAAAAAagttccattaaaatcaacactaTTATATACATATAATAAAACATCACATATCACTCTGATCAGAGTCCTCTACAGGAGTTGAATTACGGCCTCTCCGCCTAGACACTCGGCGGTGACTTCCGCCAAATTTCAACCTTCCAGTCTCCTTAAACCTTTGTTTCTCCGCCAGATTAAAATGACACTCTGGCGGTGGAATAGGGTATCTAATCGTATCATAACAATAAGAGTAGTACATGAAACGTTGACGAAACCTTCGCATTTTCATACTACGCATAGGAGTCACCTCCGCATAGTCTTGGGCTTCGAGATGGGTGTTTTGTTCCGCGCAAGCCTCGATGTCGGAGAATTCTTGAACTGGATCAGTAGTGCAACCCTTGAGGACTAGGTCTTTAAATTCAGCTCCAAAAGGAGCGTATTTATAGTTGACTTTGTATCTTCCACCTGATGTGGCCCAATTTGATGCATCCCATATGGTTGCATACAATGACATTGGCTTAGATGGATATTCACCTCTCATTTCTTCACTTCTTAACACTTCTCTAATTGGAACTTCATCAATGTAAAATCTGCAATATTTCAAACACatgttaaatatataatattaatcaaTCATTCATATGAAATAATAAGAATATTTTGACAGCTAGATTTCGGGTATAATTAGGTGGAATTATTAGGACAAGGTTTGGCAATATGTTACTAATATATGAATTTGTTTTCGTTTGGTAATCTAACTAAAACTGCTTTCTAATTATAATATACACTTCACATCTttctttatgtgttaatgaattaATTTCCCTTTATCTATAAGTTCTACTTTATGCCAATTTTAATTAGACTTGGACCGACATAAGTTCCAACTAACGTGCTTAGTGTGTGGTTTACAATTTTTAATTCAACTTAATTAATGTAGACGACGAAACATTTCAAAGAAGATAATATTCAGTCAAATTCTAGaagcaaaatattattataaattaattaacaagaTAATGCATTTTTTTTCTCACCACACAATCTTAAAAAGGATTAATAGCACGACAAGAACCATATAATATACACATCACGTAAACAAATGGATAGACACAAATTTATGATAGAAATATAATTATGATCATGATTATAACCATTAACCACCATGAAGAATAAAGAAGACGAagaaaaatgaaatgtaaaaattATACATAAGAAACAAAATTGAAGTTGGCCATGATGTGTGGGTCATATTAATTATACCTATatctaaaatagaaaataaataatcgaTGAATATTACAAGTATCATCACTACCATCTAAATCAATCTTTTTAGTAATGAAAACTCTATGCTTTCAATCCTTGCTAGCTCACACATACTCTAGTTGTATACATAACTTATCCCACACGCAATTCCTAACAATTTTCTCTCTCACAATAAGTCAAACATGAACCACTCCAATCTCATAACACACCATGTTATTATAAGTTCAAACTAAAGCCACAAATACACATACCCAAAAACCTTTCCCAGATAAAAAGCAACCGATTCACAAACACATATAcatatgaaaaagaaaatataattataagTGTCGGTACAGATGATTGACAGAGACACGAATATGCAGTTTTATATGGCATGAATGAATGTGGTAATAGTGAGACTTACATTACGTTTTTTTGTGTCCAGAGAATACTGTATCTATGGAACCCTTTACTTGGATCAAACCAAAGACGATAACGTTCTTCACGACCACGATGAGTACTTCCATTTCCATACAAATTTGTTTGAAACCGCCATGGTTTTCCAGGTACGTTACCTAGGAATTCAAAGTCCAACTCATCATGGGATTTCTCGAACACATCGCCGTTTGATGTctgaaacaacaacaataattaacaattaataaataaatacataaataaataaataaaacaatgacGTTATTAAAGGATATTTAATAAAGTTACGTAAATGAATCGCTTGTAGTTTACAGTTTGAAGACTCTTTCTTTTTAGAAAAACTTTACGTATACAAATTGGAGTTTTTTTCATGCCATTGAAACCGTAATTATTGACTTTGCTTCATGGAAGCAAAATTCTTCGTCAAATTAAAGGAAATTTAATTCATCaaataaactattaaaaaaaataaaaaataaaagaaattaggaaaggaagaagaaagaatcgattgtgaaaaacaaaaaaaggaaGGAAAGAATCCCATGAATAAAAGCAACGCGTAATATCAGAAAATCAACGAATAAACGAAtacaacaaaaattaataatattgaaGAAATTTACAGAAAATAATTTGAATACTTACATAAAACGCAACACAAATCCCAGCTGTATTATTCGATGGAAGCTTTATATTAGCACTGAAGAATCCATATTGATACATATTGGATGAAATAAAACCAGAACCTATATATTCATCatcagaaattaaattaaaaatatatataaaaaaaattgattttgcatGTGTATGatgataataattataataataataataataataataataataataataataatagtaatatgaTAATTGAATAATTGAATTACCGGTGTAACGATCGAGGAGGAGTTGAACGCCGTTGCCGTCGACGGAACGAACAACGTTGCCATCTCCGAAGAGAGGAGAATAGCCATCATTGAAGGGTATGGTTGCAAGGTCGAAAGCTGAGattgagaaagagaagagaagaaagagagaaaaatagaaaagagaatgaGTTTTATGGTGATTCAtggtaatttttaaaaaaataaataaaaatagatttttcatGTGTTgagactctctctctctctcctacaCTTGTTTGAAATTTTCTTCTTTGTTGAGTCTATATTTATACAGAAAAGCACTAGAAGAGGAGAGGATATTGGTCTTTGATTGGTTGCTCCTATAGACTTGACTTTGATTtcgtttttttatttctttatttattgtctatttaattatttaagtatttatgtatttgtgatttgaaattgcCCTTGGCTTTATGGGAATATCATGAGGTGTGCCATTCATTGTGTACATTTAATATACATATAGAGTGGATGCGAAtttgtttatgaatttttttttgggCATGAGAGAATATGTGCTTATCGTTAGGCATGATGTAACTAAAGAAATTGGTTAGGCATACTATCATTGTtggattgaatttttattttatttgagggGGCAAGATATGATAATTTCATAATGTTGGAGTGATGAGTATCATCCATCAATTATATGGGttattaatgtaaaatattttacaatatcaATCGATTATAGTTGTTActatttttatctttaattacaaacacatattatttttttcatatatattacaTATCCTAGGTTTTATTTAGAAAGTTTTAAATAGATTAATTATTCATAACAATAAAATCGGATATGTGTATTCtatcaaattttcaattttttttacaattgatatagataattttatttgattctaAATAATCTATATCGAATCAAATAAAACTatcttatataattaataaaaaccgAATTACAATTCATCAAACAGTTTGATAACCGAATCAAACCATAATTAACCGAATTAAATTATATCGAACAAAATCACAATTAACTGGTCATATATTTATGATATATAggattttatattttttcaaacggttaataaactataaaaattaaatttataggaTTTTATATTTagaaatacaattaaaaaaagaGGTATAATTAAAGAtggaaaaaataaatatcaaaatcatttgtttcaaacataactaattttaaatttatttatttgatttgttgATATTGTAAAACTTTTTACTCCACAATTAATGCAAATCTTGTATTTAACATTAATCAGTCATAACTTAGTAATAAAAAATAGTCACAACTTACCATTTATGTGGATTTTaagttaaatataaattaaactctACTTTAAATACATTTTCAATATAAATCTTTATATAACTTTAATTAATCATAACTCATCATTTATATGCATTTTAAATTAAACATATCAAACGTCAGACTTTTCTAAATGAAAGGTTTTATTTGCTAGTTTGACTTTAACGAATGACGAGTCATATTTACAAATGATATGACCGTAATACTAATTTTGGCTTAa is part of the Vicia villosa cultivar HV-30 ecotype Madison, WI linkage group LG2, Vvil1.0, whole genome shotgun sequence genome and encodes:
- the LOC131651818 gene encoding probable xyloglucan endotransglucosylase/hydrolase protein 30 encodes the protein MKNLFLFIFLKITMNHHKTHSLFYFSLFLLFSFSISAFDLATIPFNDGYSPLFGDGNVVRSVDGNGVQLLLDRYTGSGFISSNMYQYGFFSANIKLPSNNTAGICVAFYTSNGDVFEKSHDELDFEFLGNVPGKPWRFQTNLYGNGSTHRGREERYRLWFDPSKGFHRYSILWTQKNVIFYIDEVPIREVLRSEEMRGEYPSKPMSLYATIWDASNWATSGGRYKVNYKYAPFGAEFKDLVLKGCTTDPVQEFSDIEACAEQNTHLEAQDYAEVTPMRSMKMRRFRQRFMYYSYCYDTIRYPIPPPECHFNLAEKQRFKETGRLKFGGSHRRVSRRRGRNSTPVEDSDQSDM